The following proteins are co-located in the Trichormus variabilis 0441 genome:
- a CDS encoding glycosyltransferase family 2 protein, producing the protein MSIANIEYPSLSLAIPAYNEAGNIEHLIRGFLTTEYPNLIEVIVADGGSTDGTQDIVKKLSLEDSRVKLLYNSLKIQSAGLNLILQECTGDIFLRADAHSDYAPDYIERCVEALLESQAFNVGGAQRFVAKTPFQAGVALASKSFLGSGGAKYRNPNYNGYADTVYLGCFWTKELRGASGFDISQITNQDAELNQKLLNKNPKAIYISSDICVWYYPRKTWKSICIQYFKYGRGRYLTSIKHTKQLQLRGRLPFLFISATLFLSLIDFIIPQLSLHTEVLILSCLLFPFGESLRTIFKFRNEFTKELWRGSEDEIPSCISLWFFCGVTLLTMPIAHFSGYGYQLFRRRFLKVTGW; encoded by the coding sequence ATGAGTATTGCAAATATAGAATATCCAAGCTTAAGTTTAGCAATTCCAGCTTATAACGAAGCTGGGAATATAGAACATTTGATTAGGGGATTTTTGACAACTGAATATCCAAACTTAATAGAAGTAATTGTGGCTGATGGTGGTAGCACTGATGGGACACAGGATATTGTCAAAAAATTGTCATTAGAAGATTCTAGAGTCAAGCTGTTATACAATTCGTTGAAAATTCAATCGGCTGGTCTAAATCTTATATTGCAAGAATGCACTGGTGATATATTTCTTAGGGCTGATGCTCACTCTGATTATGCACCAGATTATATAGAAAGATGTGTGGAAGCATTATTAGAATCTCAAGCCTTTAACGTGGGGGGCGCACAAAGATTTGTGGCTAAAACTCCCTTTCAGGCTGGGGTAGCACTGGCTTCTAAAAGCTTTTTAGGTAGTGGTGGAGCTAAATATAGAAACCCTAACTATAATGGATATGCTGATACAGTTTATTTAGGATGTTTTTGGACGAAAGAATTGCGTGGCGCTTCTGGTTTTGATATTTCACAAATTACTAACCAAGATGCTGAATTAAATCAAAAATTACTGAATAAAAACCCAAAAGCTATATATATAAGTTCAGATATTTGTGTATGGTACTATCCCAGAAAAACCTGGAAATCTATTTGTATTCAATACTTCAAATACGGAAGAGGACGTTACTTAACTAGTATTAAACACACAAAGCAACTGCAACTGAGAGGAAGGCTACCATTTTTATTTATATCAGCTACATTGTTTTTATCGCTAATTGATTTCATCATTCCTCAGTTATCTCTACATACAGAAGTATTAATTCTGAGTTGCTTACTTTTTCCATTTGGGGAAAGTTTACGCACAATTTTCAAATTCCGTAACGAATTTACTAAAGAACTCTGGCGCGGTAGCGAAGATGAAATTCCTTCCTGTATAAGTCTGTGGTTTTTCTGTGGAGTTACATTACTAACTATGCCAATTGCTCACTTTTCTGGCTATGGATATCAGCTATTTAGGCGTAGATTTCTAAAAGTTACAGGTTGGTAA
- a CDS encoding glycosyltransferase family 2 protein — MNQFESLQLQFDVITITKNCVQRITETLYSVSSQTYQNINHIIIDGNSCDETVNTINKFNHTKKITIYQQNGSGIANAFNIGLSKASGKLVVFLNAGDIFIDKYVIENIINSYFKNSWLWAFGETISVSRKGYLRRHIKQYTQWKQEFFLYGNPMCHQSTIFTKEILDTLGLYNELLPLGMDYDFNIRASLIEEPHLLRFPISYYETTGVSSMKVFQAYKAHSDIRKKYFMYTHQRNLQIDTIGFIKAMKRFLMIPLKLYL, encoded by the coding sequence ATGAATCAATTTGAATCATTACAATTACAATTTGATGTTATTACAATCACAAAAAATTGTGTTCAAAGAATTACTGAAACATTGTATAGTGTAAGCTCTCAAACATATCAAAATATTAATCACATTATTATTGATGGTAATTCTTGCGATGAAACTGTAAATACGATTAATAAATTTAATCATACAAAAAAAATTACAATCTACCAGCAAAATGGTTCTGGTATTGCAAATGCTTTCAATATTGGATTAAGTAAGGCTTCAGGAAAATTGGTAGTGTTTTTAAATGCAGGAGATATATTTATTGACAAATATGTAATTGAAAATATTATTAATTCTTATTTTAAGAATAGCTGGTTGTGGGCATTTGGTGAAACTATCTCAGTTAGCCGGAAAGGATACTTAAGAAGGCATATCAAACAATATACTCAATGGAAGCAAGAGTTTTTTTTGTATGGTAATCCTATGTGCCATCAGTCTACTATTTTTACTAAAGAAATTTTAGATACGTTGGGATTATATAATGAGTTACTTCCTCTAGGAATGGATTATGACTTTAACATTAGAGCTTCTTTAATAGAAGAACCACACCTTCTAAGGTTTCCGATTTCATACTATGAAACTACAGGTGTATCTTCTATGAAAGTATTTCAAGCTTACAAAGCTCATAGCGATATTAGAAAAAAATACTTTATGTATACTCATCAGCGTAATTTACAAATTGATACTATTGGCTTTATTAAGGCAATGAAACGTTTCTTGATGATCCCATTAAAGCTATATTTATGA
- a CDS encoding glycosyltransferase family 4 protein: MKILHLSTYDNRGGAAIATYRLHDGLQNIGITSQMLVQIKFSDDKSVIATGNKIVHKYPKLKPHLDSLPKLFFRHIDKSRRTSYSLQWLPDSIATSIIKIDTDIIHLHWISGGLINIETIAKLNKPLVWTLHDMWAFTGGCHYNQECQLYKENCGNCPQMPKRFNIDLSSWVWERKAKAWADLNCTVVTPSHWLAKCAASSSLFKDCNIKVIPYGLDTEVYKPYQKNLVRDKFNLPQDKLLILFGAENAASNTRKGFHFLRCALEILKHTYWHDKCELVIFGASKSDSISNLGFNTHYLGRLNNESTVAQVYSAADVFVAPSIQDNLPNTVMESLACGTPCVAFDIGGMPDMINHKQNGYLSQPYNIDDLANGIIWVIEDKERHQKLCASSCATVKEKFTLELQAKNYLSLYQNILKINN; this comes from the coding sequence TTGAAGATTTTACATCTTAGCACTTACGATAATCGCGGTGGAGCAGCAATAGCTACCTATCGATTACACGATGGGCTACAAAATATTGGCATAACTTCCCAGATGCTTGTACAAATTAAATTTAGTGACGATAAATCTGTTATTGCAACAGGCAACAAAATAGTTCATAAATATCCCAAACTTAAACCCCATTTAGATTCGTTACCGAAACTATTTTTTAGACATATCGATAAGAGTCGAAGAACTTCATACTCTTTGCAATGGCTTCCAGATTCTATAGCGACTAGCATTATAAAAATAGATACTGATATCATTCATCTTCATTGGATATCAGGAGGACTTATAAATATAGAAACAATAGCTAAATTAAATAAACCGCTTGTTTGGACTCTACATGATATGTGGGCTTTTACTGGTGGATGTCATTATAATCAAGAGTGTCAGCTTTACAAAGAAAACTGTGGCAACTGCCCACAAATGCCAAAAAGATTCAATATAGATTTATCTAGTTGGGTATGGGAACGCAAAGCTAAGGCTTGGGCTGATTTAAACTGTACAGTTGTAACTCCAAGTCATTGGTTAGCTAAATGCGCTGCATCCAGTTCTCTATTTAAAGATTGCAATATCAAAGTAATACCCTATGGTTTAGATACAGAAGTTTACAAGCCTTATCAAAAAAACTTGGTAAGAGATAAATTCAATCTACCTCAAGACAAACTCTTAATCCTCTTTGGTGCTGAAAATGCTGCTAGTAATACACGTAAAGGGTTTCACTTTTTAAGATGTGCACTAGAAATATTAAAACATACTTACTGGCATGATAAGTGTGAGCTTGTTATATTCGGTGCAAGTAAGTCAGATTCTATAAGTAACTTGGGTTTTAATACTCACTATCTTGGCCGCTTAAATAATGAATCTACAGTAGCGCAAGTTTATTCAGCAGCAGATGTTTTTGTTGCTCCTTCGATACAAGATAACTTGCCTAATACGGTTATGGAGTCACTTGCTTGTGGTACGCCCTGTGTTGCTTTTGATATTGGGGGAATGCCTGACATGATTAATCATAAACAGAACGGCTATTTAAGCCAGCCTTACAATATTGATGACTTGGCAAATGGAATTATTTGGGTAATAGAAGATAAAGAGCGACATCAAAAGCTTTGTGCTAGTTCTTGTGCAACAGTCAAGGAAAAATTTACACTAGAATTACAAGCGAAAAATTACTTGTCTTTATATCAAAATATATTAAAAATAAATAATTAA
- a CDS encoding FkbM family methyltransferase — MFLKQLILKGIKKSSNFICRALGRDNITFTKIFPRNDLVELGTKYGGWVIPKNLLDSGSIVYCVGCGEDISFDLSLIDKVGCNILGFDPTPRAIQYVKKVTINNTKYHFNEVGVWDKDDVLKFYAPKNSDHVSHSLLNLQRTSKYFEAKVKRLSTIMQEHNHKKIDLLKLDIEGAEYKVINSIIEDELDIKIICVEYDEYFNPLDSSYKLRIKQSINKLVNAGFSLVCTQGNGNYTFVKR; from the coding sequence ATGTTTTTGAAGCAATTGATATTAAAAGGAATCAAAAAGAGTTCTAATTTTATTTGTAGGGCGCTTGGTAGGGATAATATAACTTTCACAAAGATTTTTCCTCGCAATGACTTAGTTGAATTAGGCACAAAATATGGCGGTTGGGTTATTCCGAAAAATTTACTTGATTCAGGCTCTATTGTTTACTGCGTAGGTTGCGGAGAAGATATATCATTTGATCTGTCTCTAATTGATAAAGTTGGTTGCAATATACTGGGATTTGATCCGACCCCACGAGCAATCCAATACGTAAAAAAAGTAACCATTAATAATACTAAATATCATTTCAATGAAGTGGGTGTGTGGGATAAGGATGATGTTTTGAAATTCTATGCACCAAAAAATTCTGATCATGTTTCTCATTCTCTTCTCAATTTACAGAGAACATCAAAATATTTTGAAGCCAAGGTCAAAAGGCTAAGTACAATTATGCAGGAGCATAACCACAAAAAAATTGACCTACTAAAATTAGATATTGAAGGTGCTGAGTATAAAGTCATTAATTCAATAATTGAAGATGAGCTTGATATTAAAATTATTTGCGTTGAATACGACGAATATTTTAACCCCTTAGATAGTAGTTACAAACTAAGAATTAAGCAGTCCATTAATAAATTAGTCAATGCTGGTTTTTCTTTAGTTTGTACACAAGGTAATGGTAACTATACATTTGTTAAGAGATGA